ATGAGCATCATCACAGCAATTTTAAGAGTTCAGAAATGTCATTTATGATGTCATTATTCAACTATATTAACTGTGACAGCAATTTGGTTGATTAGAGCTCATCATGCACTCATCAATTTTACTCTCTTACTACATAATATGAAGTAGTTTATATCATGAACTCTTTGATGTGCTACGGAAATTTAATGCTTCTTGTATTCCCTACAACAGTGTCTGAACTACACAAAAGGGTTGATAACTCATTCTGTATGGCTGCCCCAGCTATGATCCAACATGTAATAGTTTAGGTTGCATTGCGTGTCTTCTGTCAATTGTGCGATATTGTGTAACCCGTATTACGATATATTACCTGTGCAACTGGCAACGAGTTAGTCGCGTCGCAAGCATGGATAGCAGCAGGCGGGTGTTAATTACAGGTGGTGGAGGGTTTGTGGGGCTGAAGTTATGTCAGGAACTAACACGACGAGGTTATAAGGTGACCGCCCTTGATGTGAAGTTTGTTAGTGATGCAGCCCTGGTGAAAGAAGAGGACAAAAATATTGATAAAGTGGAGGTATCGATAACTCGTGTCTGTCTATTGCACGCTACACTACTGTAGGCTGATATTACGGATACTAGCCGAGTTAATGAAGTAGTGTCTTCTTGTAAACCTCACGGGATATTTCATGTCGCTTCCTATGGCATGTCTGGGAGAGAAATGGTATGTTCGTATTACACCGGATATCACTGTAATCCTGTATTCTTAGCTCAATAAAGCTCAGATTGAAGCAGTCAATGTACAAGGGACCAGCAACGTGTTAAATGGTACTACAGTATATACAACATATTGTGTTACACATGTATAGCATGTAGGGAACACAATGTCCGATGGGTGGTATACACAAGTACATACAACGTAGTATTTGCAGGTCAGGTGATTGAGAATGGTGATGACACAACACCCTATCTGCCACCTGACCAGGTAATTCCTTCATTACTAGTGGGCGTGACTTACAATTCCTTGCAGCACATTGATCACTACTCTCGTACAAAGTGTATGGCCGAGCAAATGGTTATTGCGGCCAATGGAGATGAGTTACAAGGTGGCAGTGGGCACTTGAGGACATGTTCACTACGATGTGCTGGTATTTATGGTGAAGGGGAGACCAGGCACCTACCAAGGATCGTGGTCAGTTAGTGGGATCACATGACCTCGTGATAACATGTCATTACATATACAGTCATACATCCAGCAAGGATTGTTCTGCTTCAAGTATGGTGATCCTAATTGTTTGGTGGAGTTCATTCATGTTGACAATGTCGTGCTCGGACACCGCCTTGCAGCTATGGCACTTGATGATGACCAGAAACACAAAACTGTGGTCAGTTATTTGTGAGACCAGTGTCTCATGAGTTGAAATTAGCAGTTCCACCCACACCTGTGCTTAGTGTTTGCATAGTCACTATAATAATAGTAGTATACTATAGTAGTATactatagtagtatactgtactGAAAtagcagatttgacctttggtaatctttatggccatttttctcctgaaatttgatcatttctgtctttatctcccaGAGGCATTACATGgcatgttaaaacatggtagaCTTTGTTGAGTGAACCAACTTAgtctttatttgaagttaatagatGATTTCATTACTAAGTTTccccatgggtaatttacaccTGACTTatcataacttcaaaattgAATTACTTAtcaacttcaaataaaaactaaaTTGTTTCttgttcaacaagacctttactttcataccatgttttaacatgcAAATTATTGCcccagggagataaagacaaatgGTCAAATATCTGTACAATAGTGGCcacaaaggtcaaatctgtgatgacaTTATATCAAAACTACATGTCATGAGGGCTACTATTTATGTGGGAAGTTTCAtacttttatgaaaaagtgcacaatttggctaattttggggGATACACCGCTATACTAGCTATATGCAGTATTACCTATagtaatccaacaactgaatgtgttataatataatactctcaatagcaccttgacatattattttgaaatacgtcaagcgattagccaatagaacagtattacacttgtttgtcaaggtcccttgacaaaaacctgtaataatactattttgattggctaaaatagtgtggtgtgtttctattagaagtaaatgacAAAtaatgttaccatagtgatagatgtcccatggcatagcaacaatgtggttgcttagcaacaggTGCTAAGTAACTGTTGCTATGGTAAACTCAATTTTGAGACCATAGTAATGGTACCTGGTGCTAGGCAACGGTTGTTAAGTGTGACTGATCTTTTGTagtgaatttctgttgcctagtagcAATTACTATGGTTGTCAATaagatggatggctgtggtattcgggattaatagtgcgagcattgtaaggAGTGTGTGGGAGTGTCAAAGTGTcacactgggtgataactaccatacagcagCTACTCAGCTAGACAGAGTGGCTCTGCTACTGTTTAATTATCACCCAGTGAACTGAGTGAAGATAAGTTAGTtatagtgcataaacgaatgttgATTTTATGCTTTGAAGGTTTGATGAATATTGTATGGtgttgtagctacatattatgtagGTGGCGAGtgtattgtttttgttttggcaaatggaatttctcGAGTTGGGAAAACACAAAACAAGAggtagctgctgctgctaaAACACCTTACAGTAGTATTGTACAGCTTGTCCTTCGTGATTAGTGGTGGGCGTGGCCACTGGTCCGGCACCACCTTCCATTACTTTCTAGTGGCTCAAGCATGACTGCCTACAGCAAAAATTATTCATGGCGTGATGAACAGTTGGATTCTACGGTCTTCTGCTCACTAATATGGCCAGCATGGGCAAATTCGAACTTTGCTTATGTCATTCGAATGATGCATCCTTCAAACCATTGAATGAATGCAAtacattcgtttatgcactagttAGTTATCACCATGTGATCGAGCCAATCAGACGTAGTTAGGTGGATTAGGAAAATTATGTGGACACGTGTGACAAAAGCACCATACTTGCACTGTCCACTCTATGTAATCTCATGTGCAAAATTTTGATAGGATCTATCCAATCCCTGCACCCTTGAAGCCATACAAGCTCTGTGTTTAGTTATAACTATTACTTTGTAACTTATATATAAATTTGTGTTGTTTTCAAAACCTTTTCAGGCTTTAAATCATTACACTCACTATTTGACAACTTTCATGCATTAAAACTAAAATTGATCAACTTGTTTTATCACAATTATAGTTGCAAAGCTTAGTGCAGTTCCATCCGGCCTTTCTGCACGAACATCTAGACTTTCACTCTTACAGCCACAGCAGCTATTGGTATTGTGCTCCTCACTGGAACCCAGATATTTTCTTCAAGTGTCCATCCCCAGCCTTCTGGAGAAGGTGTGTGCTGTTCAGGCTGCTCAGATGTACACCATATTTCATCTTTATAGGCTGCAAGTTTTGTGTGCTGTAACAGGGATTGTTGAGTTGGAGGAAGTCCCTCCATTGTCTTCTCTTTCTGACAAAAGAGTTCCTGTCTAAGTTCATTTACAAGTTGAAGTTCACTGGTCTTATCATATACGATGACAGTGAAATGTTCCAAGAGCTGAAAGTGTGTAGTATCAACACTTAATGCAGCAAAAGGATGAAGAGCCATATAAGTAAAAGCTTGTGACACATCACTAAAGTACTTCCATGCTTCCCACGTAGACGTTTTGCCTCGTCCATAGAAAGTAGATGTAGTGTCACATCCCGTGAAACTGTGGAATACAGGGAGAGCTAGTGATTTGTCTCTTCCCAGATCTTCATACACAGCATTGATGTGAATGTAGGAAAAGTGTTTTCCTATACCAAATGCAATCCAGATATTAACATCTTGACAAAATGACTTAAAGTGACAGAATTTCCCAATGACAATCACCACTACATCAGTATCAACAGTGCGGACCAAGACTTTGTGGGATCCATTTAGGATAGCATCTTTTAAATGAACTATGAGCCTTGTATCTGCCTCCTCATGATTACATAATTCCATAGACCTTCTGCTTCCTTTAATGATAGCTGTAGATGTAATAACAACGTGTTTGTTAGCAGGACAATTCCAGTCTGCAACTTTGTAGGAGAGAAattcaaacagttcttgtttATTACTTGGATGACATAAAAAGTCAACCATTTTCCAGGCAGCTTATTGTTCCCTGCAACTTTTCTACGGATTCCTTTCCCTCATTTCTCCCTAGCTGACTGCTTGATGCTGTTGGGGAGATATGTGTCCCATACAACATCAACTCTTGTGAAACTTTCTAGCTGTTTAACTATGTGTGGTAGAAAAATTTGGTCAGCATATTATTCATTG
The nucleotide sequence above comes from Dysidea avara chromosome 3, odDysAvar1.4, whole genome shotgun sequence. Encoded proteins:
- the LOC136251486 gene encoding short-chain dehydrogenase/reductase family 42E member 1-like — protein: MDSSRRVLITGGGGFVGLKLCQELTRRGYKVTALDVKFVSDAALVKEEDKNIDKVEADITDTSRVNEVVSSCKPHGIFHVASYGMSGREMLNKAQIEAVNVQGTSNVLNACREHNVRWVVYTSTYNVVFAGQVIENGDDTTPYLPPDQHIDHYSRTKCMAEQMVIAANGDELQGGSGHLRTCSLRCAGIYGEGETRHLPRIVSYIQQGLFCFKYGDPNCLVEFIHVDNVVLGHRLAAMALDDDQKHKTVGGQSYFISDGTPVNNFEFFRPLIEGLGYTYPKIRIPVGLVYFAAFLIEWIHSLVYLVTGGYSFQPLLTRAEVNKTGVTHYFNMDKAQRHLGYQPLNRNLDGVVEWYKKRLPRQPNNKNNSWLLILNILLMVTFVAILFSFIPMAG